The following coding sequences lie in one Eschrichtius robustus isolate mEscRob2 chromosome 10, mEscRob2.pri, whole genome shotgun sequence genomic window:
- the IFNE gene encoding interferon epsilon produces MINRPFFEIVLVLLASSSVCSRELKLVLFQQKRVNRESLKLLNKLQTSSIQQCLPHRKNFLLPQKSMNPHQYQKGQALAILHEMLQQIFNLFRAIISLNGWEETHMEKFLIELHQQLKYLEALMRLQAEQKRDTLGSENLRLQVKIYFQRIRDYLENQDYSTCAWTIVQVEINRCLFFVFRLTGKLSKQGMET; encoded by the coding sequence ATGATTAACAGACCTTTCTTTGAAATTGTGTTGGTGCTGTTGGCTTCTTCCTCTGTCTGCTCCCGAGAGCTGAAACTGGTTCTTTTCCAACAAAAGAGAGTGAATAGAGAGAGTTTAAAACTCTTGAATAAATTGCAGACCTCTTCAATTCAGCAGTGTCTACCACACAGGAAAAACTTCCTGCTTCCCCAGAAGTCTATGAATCCTCACCAGTACCAGAAAGGACAAGCACTGGCCATTCTTCATGAGATGCTTCAGCAGATCTTCAACCTCTTCAGGGCAATTATTTCTCTGAATGGTTGGGAGGAAACCCACATGGAGAAGTTCCTCATTGAACTTCATCAACAGCTAAAATACCTAGAAGCACTCATGAGACTGCAAGCAGAGCAGAAAAGAGACACCTTGGGCAGTGAGAACCTTAGATTACAGgttaaaatatatttccaaagGATACGTGATTATCTGGAAAACCAGGACTATAGCACCTGTGCCTGGACCATTGTCCAAGTAGAAATCAACCGGTGTCTGTTCTTTGTGTTCCGACTCACAGGAAAGCTGAGCAAACAAGGAATGGAAACTTGA